GTCAGGTGCAATATCTGGCGGCGGCTAAACCTCTGTCTTTAGAAATCAGCATTAATCCTTTTACCTGGCAGTCTGCAAGTTATGGTGTCGTAACAGTAAGGGACATTACCGCTCAGTTGCATAGCCGTGAGGCTTTGGTTGAAACCGGGTTGCAGCGGAACTTTGCTCTGAATGATGTTCTTGACGGTTTATGGGAAGTTAATCTGCGTACTAATGAAGTGTATATATCCTCTGAGTTTAAACGCATTATGGGCTTTCCAGCGGAAAAGACGCATTTCGGCCTGGGTGAGTGGCAGCAGCAAATTCATCTGGATGATTGTGTCAGGGTAATGGAGATAATGAATGCTCATCTTCAGGGAAATATTTCGCGCTTTGATGCTGAGTACCGCTTAAAAACCTTTCCAGGTGACTATGTTTGGGTGCGTGACCAGGGCCGGGTATACGAACGGGATGAGCATAACCAGCCTTTGCTTATGGTGGGTATGGTACAGGATATCAGTGCTGCCAAAGCTCAGGAAGTTCAACTGCGCCGTCAGGCCAGCTATGATTACCTGACTGATTTGCTGAATCGCAGAGCGGGCTATATGCATTTTCGTAAGCAGTTGAGTTATGCGCAGCGCTATGGGCGGCAATTCAGTATAAGTCTGATCGATCTGGATCACTTTAAAACAATCAACGACAGCTATGGTCATCAGATTGGCGATAAGGTGCTGAAACATCTGGTCGCACGTATATCATCACAATTACGCCAGTCAGATACACTGATGCGGTGGGGCGGTGAAGAGTTTTTGTTGCTCTTACCGAATACTGATGCAGCGGGTGCATTGCAGTTAGTGGAGCAGTTACGTGTGAGTGTTAATGATAACCCGATGCAGGTTGCAGATGGCGGTGTTCACTATACTTTCAGTGCCGGTGTAGCCAGTTTCCCTCAGCATGCTGAACAGATGGATGCACTGATTAAGTTGGCAGATGATGCTTTGTATGTTGCAAAATCTGCCGGCCGTAATCAGGTCTCTGTCAGTGATGAAGTCACCGAGATCGCGCAGGGTGAGCTTTCTGTCTAACGAATTTATTCGTATTTAATCGTTTGATTGTCTGCGATGGCCTTCAGGCCTTTTAGCGTTGTTTCAATCAATTCACTGTCGCTCGGCGATTCCTGATATACCAAATAAGTTGGCCGCTGAAATATTGGCGCCTCTTTAACCTGATGCAGCTTTCCAGCCTGAATCATAGGTTCAACTGAGCTGGCAATAAAGTAGCCTGAGCCGCCGTGGTTCAGAATATGCTGTAGTCCAACACTGCTGAGTCCTACTGTTAGTTTTGGTACCGGTACATCGGCGAACGCCAGGCTGTGCTGGGCGCGGAAGCTATCACCCCAGTCGACAAATATGTATCCGGGTACTCTACCGGGAACAACCTGTCTGGGTTCGGTTGAAACCAGTATCAGGGGTTCGCTCATATAAGGTTCTATCGTCAGTTCCGGCCTTTGTTGCGGATCGTAGAGAATAGCGACATCGATCAGCCTGTCCCGTAGACGGTCCATAAGAGTAGTCGAGTATTCTGCCAGTACATGTGTGGCTACGTTCGGTGCCTGCTGTTCCATCCAGGCCAGCCATGGCGGTGCGATTTGCTCCCAGTGATTGAGCTGTAACCCCAGATTTACTATTGCTTTAAGATCGTCTGGTAGCGCTATTTCCTGGCGGGCCCGGTCCCAGGCGCGAACCGATGTAAGCGCATGGCGGTGAAAATGATGGCCTGCTGCAGTTAGTTCAGCGCCATTTCTGCGACGTAAAAATAATTCCCGGTTAAGGCGGTCTTCCAGGGCTTTGATTCTTGCGCTGATAGTGGATTGAGTCACGCAAAGTTTATCCGCAGCCAGCTGAAAGCTGCCGGTTGCTGTAACTTCCAGGAATGCGCGCATGTGCTCTATATTCATAAAACCTCTGAAACACTGCTCTGTTAAGGCTCACAGTTACGACTGTTGTTCTTTTTAAATATCGATTTTGTCGATATTAACATTAAATTATATTTGTTTGTTTTATGGAAGAGCTTGTTTGATATTAATCACAACGGTATCTGGCTAGGCCAGAAAATGAATATCAGACACGGAGATAAAAGAGCATGAGCGGGCAAGAAGTGATTCAGGCTGACCCTGTGCGGCTGGAGGATATTGTTGACCTTGAGCGCTATCCTATTGATCAGTTGGATCATCCGGACACTCAGGCATTGTTGGCACATTGTCGGGCTGAGCTGAACGATATTGGCTGTGTAGTTATCCGTAATTTTGTTAAGCCTTCTTCGCTGCAGCGGATGGCTGCTGAAGCTAAGCGATTATTGCCGGAGACTTTTTGGTCGCAGGGAAGCCACAATCCGTATTTCACACCGGATGATCAAGGCCTGCCAGCGGAACATCCAAAACGTTTTTTTGAACGCCGTGAGAGTGGTTACATTAATTCAGATGTGCTGGAAGCTACGTCGGATTTACGTGAAATATATGAAGATCCTAAAATGCTGCGTTTTGTGGGCGAGTGTCTGAATATCTGGCCGTTGTATTGTTGGGCAGATCCATTAGGGCGTAATCCTTATTCTGTAATGGATTCCGGGCATTACTTCCCATGGCATTTTGATGGCAATGAATTCACTGTGAGTATTCTGGTACAGGAGTCAGAAAGTGGTGGTTGTTTCGAGTTCGCCCCGGATATCCGTAACCCGGAAGATGAATGTTTTGATGATGTAAAAGAAGTGTTGGAAGGTGGGCGAGATAAGGTGCATCAGTTGCAGTTGCGCCCGGGAGATTTACAGTTATTTAAAGGACGTTTCTCAATGCACCGTGTCACCCGTATAGAAGGAGATACGATGCGTATTATCGCCTTACCGACTTATTCAACTGATCCTCACACTGTAAACCGGCCTAAGCATTCAGAGCATTTGTATGGACGTGCTATGCCGATTCACTATGAGCGGGAGAATATGCGAGTGGATACCCTGGCGGATTAACAAGATTACTTCCGGCTGACTGAAGGTGCTTTTCAGCTAAAAAATCTTAGCTGGTAGTGATGTTTTGTATACGTTCAATAATCGCCAATAAGCCATTGCCTCTGGAAGGGCTTAGATGCTTCATCAGCTGCAGGCGTTGCAGATAATCAGGGATATCAAAAGTCTGTATTTCTGCAGCGGTTTTGCCATTAAGGGCGGCCAGTAGCAGTGCGATAAGTCCGCGAATCACCCGGGCATCGGCATCAGCACTGAACCAGTACCGTCCATCCTTATCTAGTTGGAACTCCAGCCAGGCCTGGCTTTCACAGCCTTTTACCAGATGTTCACTGGTTTTACTTTTACTGGTCATATGTGGCAGCTGCTTTCCGAGCTGCATTATTTCCCGGTAACGGTCATTCCAGCTGTGCAGAGGCTCAAGTTTGGCAAGTATTACTTTGGCGTCAATGTCTTTACCGAATGGATTGTCGGTAAAAGCTTTGTCGCTACTGACAGTTTCTGCGACAGGAAAGAAGCCGCTGGATGTCAATTGATGAAGAGCATTGGCAAAGCGTTCGACATCATCCAGGGTGTTGTAAGCGGCAAAAGAGGCGCGAATCGTCCCAGGCAGTCCCAGTTTTTTCATCAGCGGCATGGCACAGTGGTGTCCGGTACGAACGGCAATCCCATGCTGGTCAAGAATTAACCCTACATCCTGCTGATGATGGCTGGTCAGCTGGAATGAAAGAATCGCAGCGTTTGCCGTTGGTGTGCCTATTCGGTTAAAGCCTTTGATTTGCTGGCAGGCTTTTATAGCATGCTGCAGAAGTGCTTGCTCATGGCTGGCAATTGCGCGACGGTCTAAGTTGTTGAGCCAGTTGATTGCAGTCATTAGCCCAATGGCGCCGGAGATGTTGGGCGTGCCTGCTTCAAACTTGAAAGGCAGGTCATTGTATTCAGTGTGTTCAAAGCTGACACTACGGATCATTTCGCCACCACCTTGCCAGGGCGGCATTGCTTCGAGCAATGCCTGGCGGCCGTACAGCACGCCAATACCTGTGGGACCGTACATCTTATGGCTGGAAAATACGTAGAAATCACATCCTAGCCGCTGTACATCTACCTGCAAATGCGCGACGGCCTGAGCACCATCAACAATTACTGTTGCGCCGGCAGCTTTTGCCTGCCGAATCATAGCTGCCAGTGGATTTACTGTGCCCAGTGCATTGGAAACATGGGTTAGCGCAACGATTTTGGTTTTGTCAGAAAGCAGATTACCGAACGCTTGTTGATCAAGGTCACCGTTGCTAAGTATGGGAACTACTTTAATGATGGCGCCGGTTCGCTGTGCAAGCATTTGCCAGGGCACAATGTTTGCGTGATGTTCCAGTTCTGTCAGTAAAATTTCATCGTGCTTTTGTAGCTGATCTGTCAGACATTGGGCGATGAGGTTGATGCTTTCTGTGGTGCCGCGGGTCCAGATGATTTCTTTAACACTGGCGGCGTTTATAAAGGTCTGAACGCTTTTTCTGGCGGTTTCAAACTGCAGTGTTGCCCGCTCACTTAAGTGATGTGCACCACGATGCACATTGGCATTGTCAGTTTGATAGAAATCCTGGACGGCCTTAATGACTGAGGCAGGCTTTTGAGTAGTGGCAGCGTTATCCAGATAAACCAGTTGCTGGTCGTGAATCTGCTGATCCAACAGTGGAAACTGCTGGCGAATGTCTGTCACTGAAAAACTCAAAATAATGACTCCGGAAAATACTGCTGGTCGCTAAGATGCGGGTTATTACGAAGAGCCGGTTAAGTCTGCAGACTCTTCATCTGCCAATCAGATTACTCAAATTATTGAGTTTTCTGAGCCGCTAGTAGTTTTTTCAGTTTACTCTGCCAGCGAGTGAACATCATCGCTGCAGTGAACAGACTGGCTACCAGCAGAGTTTCGATTAATCCCAGTAAACTGTTAGGTCCGCTGGACATCGCAATTTGCACTGCGTGCATAAAATAGATGCTGACAAAAAAACACAACCAG
The DNA window shown above is from Aliamphritea ceti and carries:
- a CDS encoding SufS family cysteine desulfurase; the encoded protein is MSFSVTDIRQQFPLLDQQIHDQQLVYLDNAATTQKPASVIKAVQDFYQTDNANVHRGAHHLSERATLQFETARKSVQTFINAASVKEIIWTRGTTESINLIAQCLTDQLQKHDEILLTELEHHANIVPWQMLAQRTGAIIKVVPILSNGDLDQQAFGNLLSDKTKIVALTHVSNALGTVNPLAAMIRQAKAAGATVIVDGAQAVAHLQVDVQRLGCDFYVFSSHKMYGPTGIGVLYGRQALLEAMPPWQGGGEMIRSVSFEHTEYNDLPFKFEAGTPNISGAIGLMTAINWLNNLDRRAIASHEQALLQHAIKACQQIKGFNRIGTPTANAAILSFQLTSHHQQDVGLILDQHGIAVRTGHHCAMPLMKKLGLPGTIRASFAAYNTLDDVERFANALHQLTSSGFFPVAETVSSDKAFTDNPFGKDIDAKVILAKLEPLHSWNDRYREIMQLGKQLPHMTSKSKTSEHLVKGCESQAWLEFQLDKDGRYWFSADADARVIRGLIALLLAALNGKTAAEIQTFDIPDYLQRLQLMKHLSPSRGNGLLAIIERIQNITTS
- a CDS encoding sensor domain-containing diguanylate cyclase; translated protein: MCDVIPDTEFYTALLNHSSDGLCLLDASSGLIRMVNQPLCCLLERSEEGLTGKSFEALFSYRWSGLVNTRQVQYLAAAKPLSLEISINPFTWQSASYGVVTVRDITAQLHSREALVETGLQRNFALNDVLDGLWEVNLRTNEVYISSEFKRIMGFPAEKTHFGLGEWQQQIHLDDCVRVMEIMNAHLQGNISRFDAEYRLKTFPGDYVWVRDQGRVYERDEHNQPLLMVGMVQDISAAKAQEVQLRRQASYDYLTDLLNRRAGYMHFRKQLSYAQRYGRQFSISLIDLDHFKTINDSYGHQIGDKVLKHLVARISSQLRQSDTLMRWGGEEFLLLLPNTDAAGALQLVEQLRVSVNDNPMQVADGGVHYTFSAGVASFPQHAEQMDALIKLADDALYVAKSAGRNQVSVSDEVTEIAQGELSV
- a CDS encoding LysR family transcriptional regulator, whose product is MNIEHMRAFLEVTATGSFQLAADKLCVTQSTISARIKALEDRLNRELFLRRRNGAELTAAGHHFHRHALTSVRAWDRARQEIALPDDLKAIVNLGLQLNHWEQIAPPWLAWMEQQAPNVATHVLAEYSTTLMDRLRDRLIDVAILYDPQQRPELTIEPYMSEPLILVSTEPRQVVPGRVPGYIFVDWGDSFRAQHSLAFADVPVPKLTVGLSSVGLQHILNHGGSGYFIASSVEPMIQAGKLHQVKEAPIFQRPTYLVYQESPSDSELIETTLKGLKAIADNQTIKYE
- a CDS encoding HalD/BesD family halogenase, whose amino-acid sequence is MSGQEVIQADPVRLEDIVDLERYPIDQLDHPDTQALLAHCRAELNDIGCVVIRNFVKPSSLQRMAAEAKRLLPETFWSQGSHNPYFTPDDQGLPAEHPKRFFERRESGYINSDVLEATSDLREIYEDPKMLRFVGECLNIWPLYCWADPLGRNPYSVMDSGHYFPWHFDGNEFTVSILVQESESGGCFEFAPDIRNPEDECFDDVKEVLEGGRDKVHQLQLRPGDLQLFKGRFSMHRVTRIEGDTMRIIALPTYSTDPHTVNRPKHSEHLYGRAMPIHYERENMRVDTLAD